AGTATTTCTCTTTATTCCCAGATATAGCAAAAAAATAACACAGAACTCGGAGATTTACCTTGAAATTTAAATCTCCGGGCCCTGGTACCTACGGATTGTTACTATTTATTTATCTCTCCAGATAATACGTCCTTTGTCAAGGTCATATGGAGAAAGTTCTATTGTTACTTTGTCTCCGGGAAGGATACGGATAAAATTCATCCGCAGCTTGCCGCTGATATGAGCCAGCACCACATGCTTGTTCTCAAGTTCAACTCTGAACATGGCATTCGGCAGCTTTTCCAGCACCCTTCCTTCTACTTCAATTACATCTGCCTTCGACATTCCTTAAACCTCCTTGGTCTTAATTGCTTTTCTAATTTCTTCATCTAGGAGTGGCCTGCTGTAAGCCAGCTTCTCACCGATGATTTCGGCCATTGTAAATTCAGGCTGTATATGCCTTCTTTTCTTTTTCTTAGGATTTTTGACAAGACGGGTTTTCCCGTCAGCCAGATATACCATATCCCCATCCACCGCAGTTACGATGTACAACTTTCCCTTATCATGCCCGGCCAGACTCCTGGCGAACATGCCGACTTTAAGTTCCTTCATCCCGCTGCCTCTTAATGGGATAGGGTGAGAATTTCCGGTTCCCCTTCTGTAATCAGAACCGTATTCTCATAATGAGCGGAAAGCGTTCCATCTTCAGTTACTACTGTCCAGTCATCATCCAGCCATACGACCTCCGGTCGTCCTATATTAATCATAGGCTCTATGGCCAGTGTCATTCCGGGCTGAAGCCGAATTCCTCTGCTTTTGCAGGCAAAATTCGGGATCTGAGGATCCTCATGCAGATGTGTTCCTATTCCATGTCCTACCAGTTCACGAACCACTCCATAGCCAAAGCTTTCCGCATAATTCCCAATTGCCGAAGATATCTCATGTAGATGATTGCCGGCTTTCGCAAATTTAATTCCCTCAAAAAAGCTTTGTCTGGTTACACGCATCAGCTGTGAAGCCTCGTCACTGACCTCGCCCACGGCATGTGTACGTGCTGCATCCGAATGATATCCTTTATATATAAGGCCGGCATCCAGACTTACGATGTCACCCTCCTCCAGAATGTGATTCTTATTTGGTATTCCATGAACGACCTCATCATTTACTGAGACACAGATAGATGCAGGGTATCCATTATAATTCAAAAAGTTTGGGATACATCCAAAACTTCTGATTATTTCTTCTCCAAGATGATCGATATCCCAAGTTGAAATACCGGGCTTAATCGCTTTTTCAAGTTCATCATGAACCTTTTCAAGCAACATTCCGGCATGACGCATAAGTTCAATTTCTCTGGCAGTTTTAATTGATACAGACATATTCTTAAGCTCCTAAAATCTTCGTGATGTCATTGAACAAAACTTCGATGTCCAAGGTTCCATCAACTTCAACCAATGCACCAGCCGCACGATAATAATCTATCAATGGCTGCGTCTGGGCATGGTAGACACTCAGACGTTTCTTAACGGTTTCCGGTTTATCATCTTCACGCAGCGTCAGTTTTTCTCCGCATGCATCACAGATGCCTTCTACTTTCGGCGCATTATTCTCAACATGATACGTATTTCCACAGGCCAGGCATGCACGGCGCCCGGACATACGTCTAATAATATTCTCATCCGGCACTTCCACATCTATGGCATAATCAATCTTTTCACCACGTTCAAGCAAAGCATCGGTAAGTGCTTCTGCCTGGGGAATAGTTCTTGGAAAACCATCCAATATATAACCTTTCGATGTATCTGGCTGCGAGATCCGGTCAACAACCAGATCACACGTCAGTTCATCGGGTACCAAGAGCCCCTGCTTCATAAATTCCTTTGCTTTTCTCCCCAATTCTGTCCCATTCTTAATGTTTGCACGAAAAATATCCCCGGTGGATATATGCGGTATCCCATATTTTTCCGCTATTTTCTTAGCCTGCGTACCCTTACCCGCACCCGGTGCACCTAACATAATAATTTTCATAAGCTTCCTCTCCTTCAACCTTAAATAGTTTATTCCCTTTGATGTTATTATAATCACCAGACATGCATATACGCAATACTTTTATTATTTAAACTATAAAAACAGCTTTCCTGTTAAGCATAAAAGCTGTGACGGAAAACCACGCCACAGCCCATGTCAACGTTCTTAGTCGTTCAGGAAGCCTTTATAATTACGTACTAACATCATGGATTCAACCTGCTTTAAGGTCTCCAGAATAACAGATACAACAATGATAAGGGATGTGCCGCCAAAGGACACCTGCGCACTGAACATGCCGTTAAAGAAAAATGGTATGACAGCCACAATCGTAAGACCTGCAGCACCTATAAAAATAATGTAATTCAAGATGGAATTCAGATATTCTACAGTCGGTTTACCCGGACGAATCCCTGGTATAAATCCACCCTGCTTTTTCATATTATCCGCTACCTCCAAAGGATTGAAGGTAATAGAAGTGTAGAAATAAGCAAAGAAAACAACCAGAACAATATACAGAATTATTCCAAGTGTATCAAACATATTATCTCTGTTAAACCAGTTAGCGGAGTTCAGCACACCCAGCACTTTACCGCCCCAGCCTCCCACATTGGTTTTTCCTGCAAAGGAAGCTATAATTCCCGGAAAAGACATAATTGATGATGTGAAGATAATTGGAATTACTCCTGCAGTATTCACCTTTAAGGGGATGTTTGAGGACTGTCCTCCGACCATCTTCCTTCCTTGCATCTTCTTGGAATACTGAACAGGAATCCTGCGTTCCGCACCATTTAAAACTAATACAAAGACAGTCACAGCCAGTACAATTGCCAGAATAAGCAGTGCACGAAGCGATCCCATTAGAATTGTCTGTCCCTTAATAAACTGCTTGAATAATTTCACAAAATCTGTCGGAATTCTGGAAAGAATATTAATTAACAAGACTGTGGAAATACCGTTTCCCACACCCTTATCGTTAATCTGCTCACCGACCCACATTAAAAAGGCAGAACCTGCTGTTAAAGACGCAACAACAATTATGACATTGACAACTGTCATTTCGGTTATCAAACCCTTGTTCCCAAATCCGATGGCCATTGCAATTGATTCAAACAATGCCAGACCAACAGTAACATAACGTGTAATTGCGGTAATCTTTTTTCTTCCATCCTCCCCATCTCTTTGCATCTCTTCCAACTGCGGAATCGCAATTGTGAGAAGCTGAATGATAATTGAGGAGGTGATATAGGGTGTAATGCTAAGGGCAAAAATTGAAAAATTATCAAATCCGCCACCGGTAAACGCATTTAGAAAGCTAAATGCGTCGTTCGTATTATTCGCAAAAAAGTTGGCAAAAAATGCAGTATTAACACCCGGTACCGGCAGCTGAGATCCAAAGCGGATCACCACCAGCATCATAAGCACATACAAAATCTTCCGACGTATTTCCTGGATTTTAAATGCATCTCTTAATGTCCTGAACATTAGATCACCTCGGCTGCTCCACCTGCCGCCTCAATTTTAGCTTTTGCGCTTTCACTGAAGGCGTTCACTTTCACTGTTAGTTTTTTTGAAATTTCACCATTGCCTAATATTTTAACACCATCTTTGGGGTTAGTTACAATTCCACTTTCAACTAAGGCAGCTACAGTTACCTCCGCCCCATCTTCAAATCGGTCTAAGGCACTTACATTAATTCCGACGATTTCCTTCGTGTTTCTGTTTTTGAAACCTCTCTTAGGAAGACGTCTGTATAATGGCATCTGTCCGCCTTCAAAACCTGGTCTTGTTGCTCCGGAACGAGCTTTTTGTCCCTTATGACCTTTACCTGCTGTTTTTCCATTTCCTGACCCATGTCCACGGCCACGGCGAAACATATTGCTTTGTCTGGAACCTTCAGCTGGCTGTAAATTTGATAAGTCCATTCTGGTACCTCCTTCTATCGTGATGACCAAAGCCTTCCCGTCTCCGGAAATGCATCTGGCCATTTTTAAATTAAAAACGGAATTATGCTTCCTCCACCTTAACCAGATGGCATACCTGATTAATCATACCACGAACGGATGCATTATCAGGAAGTTCAACCGTTTTGTTGAGTTTCTTCAAGCCCAATGCTTCAACTGTCTTTTTGTGTTTCGGTATAGCACCGATTGTAGACTTTACTAATGTTACTTTTAATTTATCTGCCATTTTTCAATCCTCCTTTAAGCCAGAATTTCATCAACAGATTTTCCGCGGAGTTTTGCAACCTCTTCCGGTGTCTTCAACTGACTTAATCCATCAATCGTTGCCAACACTACGTTCTGTTTGTTGTTTGAGCCTAAAGATTTCGTACGGATATTCTTGATTCCAGATAACTCAATTACTGCACGTACCGGACCTCCTGCGATAACACCAGTACCATCCGGAGCTCTCTTCAGCAATACTTCCGCGCTGCCGAACTTTCCTGTAAAGTCATGGGTAATACTGTTATTTTCATCAGTTGCCACCTTAATCAGCTTCTTCATAGCGTCTTCTTTTCCTTTGCGGATTGCTTCAGGAATTTCAGTTGCCTTTCCAAGTCCTGCACCAACGTGTCCGTTGCGGTCTCCTACAACTACTAAAGCAGTGAAACGGAAGTTACGACCACCTTTAACAACCTTGGTAACACGCTTGATAGAAACAACTTTTTCTTCCAGTTCTAACTGGCTGGCATCAATGATTGTATGTCTCATGTGTTCTTTTCCTTCCTTTCCTAGAATTTCAGACCAGCTTCACGGGCTGCGTCTGCCAATGCCTGAACCTTACCCTGGTATATGAAGCCGCCTCTGTCAAAGACAACTTCCTTAATACCTGCCTCTGCGGCTCTCTTTCCAATTACAGTTCCTAAATATGCTGCTGCTTTAACGTCGTTGGTTTTCTCTAATTCTGCTTTTACATCTTTCTGAAGAGTAGAAGCGGAAACCAAAGTATTTCCAACTGTATCGTCAATAATCTGAGCATACATATGATTATTGCTTCTAAACACGCAAAGACGTGGTTTAGCAGCGGTACCTGCGATATGATTACGCATTCTTTTATGCTTTTTCTGGCGAACTTGCGCTCTTGATACTTTATTAATCATTTCCACACTCTCCTTATTTATTTCTTACCAGTCTTACCAACTTTACGTCTGATAACTTCATCAGCATACTTAATACCTTTTCCTTTATAAGGTTCAGGTCTTCTCTTGTCTCTGATCTCAGCAGCATATTGGCCTACTTTTTCTTTATCGATTCCCTTCACGGTAATCTTGTTTCCTTCTACTGTGGATTCCAATCCTTCCGGATCTTCCATCTCCACCGGATGAGAGTAACCTAATGACAATACCAGCTTTTTACCCTGCTTAGCTGCTTTATATCCTACACCGTTAACTTCCAGAACTTTCTGATAGCCTTCACTTACACCGACAACCATGTTGTGAATCAATGTTCTGGTTAAACCATGTAATGCCTTCATTTTCTTCAGATCACTTGGTCTTGTAACAACTACCTGATTATCTTCCAGTTTGATTTCCATCTCTTCCGGAAGAGACTTTTCAAGTGTTCCTTTCGGTCCTTTTACAATTACATCATTGTTCTCTTTGATATCAACAGTAACTCCTGCCGGAACAACGACTGGCAGTCTTCCAATACGTGACATACCAAATTTCCTCCTATAACTTAAATTTTCGGAAGGGACTCAACAGGTTCCCTTCTGTTTTCAGTTTCCTAAAGTGCAGCGGTGCAGACGCGCTGGCACCTCACACTAAACTGCTTTCAATTACCAAACGAAAGCTAATACTTCGCCGCCAACCTGAAGTCTACGAGCATCTTTGTCGGTGATAACACCCTGGTTTGTTGAGAGAATTGCTACACCTAAACCTCCAAGAACTTTTGGCAGCTGCTCTTTGTTTACGTAGATACGCAGACCTGGTTTTGAAATTTTCTTCAGTCCTGTGATAATCTTTTCATTTTTATCTGCACCATATTTTAACGTAATATGGATTGTTTTAAACTTCCCCTCTTCAATCAGATCATATTTAGCAATATAACCTTCATTCACAAGGATATCAGCAATAGCGATTTTCATTTTTGATGCCGGAACATCTACGGTATCGTGCTTTGCAGTATTTGCATTACGGATTCTTGTAAGCATATCTGCAATCGGATCACTCATTGTCATTGTTTTGCCTCCTTCTATATCTATCTTAAGCGGGTCGGTTCGTTCAACTAAGCTCCTGCTTTGCATTCGCTAAGATTCACGAACGGCTTTCTCGCTAAACTCTGTCGGCGCCTTACGGCTTGCCAATCGTTAAGCGTTTGGCGGGTTAGTTCGTTCAACTAAGCTCTTGCTTTGCATTCGCTAAGGTTCACGAACGGCTTTCTCGCTAAACTCTGTCGGCGCCTTACGGCTTGCCAATCGTTAAGCGTTTGGCGGGTTAGTTCGTTCAACTAAGCTCTTGCTTTGCATTCGCTAAGGTTCACGAACGGCTTTCTCGCTAAACTCTGTCGGCGCCTTACGGCTTGCCAATCGTTAAGCGTTCAATGCCTACCAGCTCGCTTTCTTTACTCCTGGGATCTGGCCTTTGTATGCTAACTCACGGAAGCAGATTCTGCAAATTCCGTATTTTCTGAGATACGCATGTGGACGTCCACAGATTCTGCAGCGGTTGTATGCTCTTGTGGAGTATTTCGGTGCACGCTGCTGTTTGATTTTCATTGCTGTTTTAGCCATGAATAACTTCCTCCTTATTTAGCGAACGGCATGTTGAATTGTGCCAATAATTCACGGGCTTCTTCATCTGTCTTTGCAGTTGTAACGAAGATGATGTCCATTCCGCGGACTTTGTCAATCTTGTCGTACTCAATCTCAGGGAAGATAAGCTGCTCTTTAATGCCAAGAGCATAGTTTCCTCTGCCATCAAATGAATTGGGATTCACACCGCGGAAGTCACGTACACGTGGTAATGCAAGGTTAATCAGACGATCCGCGAACTCATACATTCTTTCGCCCCTTAAGGTTACCTTGCAGCCGATTGGCATTCCCTCTCTCAATTTGAAATTAGCGATGGAATTCTTAGCTTTGGTAAGCACAGCCTTCTGGCCGGTAATCGTTTCCAGATCACTTACTGCTGAATCTAAAACTTTTGCATTTTCCTTTGCCTCACCAACGCCCATGTTAATAACGATCTTTGCGAGTTTCGGCACTTCCATAACATTTTTATATTCAAACTTCTTCATCAACGCATCGACGATTTCGTTGTTATAGGTTTCATGTAATCTACTCACTGTTTAGGCCTCCTCTCTTTCTTAATCGATTACTTCGCCTGTTGACTTAGCAACACGGACCTTCTTGTCTCCATCCATCCTGTAGCCAATTCTGGTTGCTTTTCCATTATGAAGGTACATTACATTGGAAATCTGAATTGGAGCTTCCTTCGTAATAATACCTCCCTGCTGATTAGCCATAGAAGGTTTCGAGTGCTTTGTAACCATATTAATGCCTTCAACGACAACTTTTCCATCCTTCACGGAAAGTACTTTGCCTTCTTTATCTTTATCTTTACCAGCGATAACTCTAACCGTATCGCCTCTTTTAATCTTAACTGCCATGATTTACCTCCTATAATACTTCCGGAGCTAAAGAAACAATTTTCATAAAGTGTTTCTCACGAAGCTCTCTGGCTACTGGCCCAAAAATACGGGTTCCTCTTGGAGTCTTGTCATCTTTGATAATAACAGCTGCATTTTCATCAAATTTGATATAGGAACCATCTTTACGATGGCTGCCTTTTACAGTGCGGACAACGACTGCTTTCACAACGTCTCCTTTTTTTACAACGCCGCCTGGTGTTGCATCCTTGACCGTAGCAACAATAACATCGCCGATGTTTGCATATCTTCTCGTAGAGCCGCCCATAACGCGTATGCAGAGGATTTCCTTTGCGCCAGTATTATCAGCGACTTTTAATCTGCTTTCCTGCTGAATCATGCTAGTACCCTCCTTATTTTGCTCTTTCTAGAATCTGAACCAGTCTCCATCTTTTATCCTTTGATAGCGGTCTGGTTTCCATAACCTTGACGGTGTCGCCAATTCTGCACTCGTTATTCTCATCATGTGCTTTCAATTTATATGTCTTCTTTACGATCTTTTTGTAAAGCGGATGTTTCACATGATCTTCAATGGCTACAACAACAGTCTTATCCATCTTGTCACTGACAACTTTACCAACACGTGTTTTTCTCAGATTTCTTTCTGTCACGATTTTCATTCTCCTTTCATAAGGAAATTCTTCCTACGCCTAATTAGCTGCTTTTGCTTTCTCGGCAATTACAGTCTGAATTCTGGCAATATTTTTCCGAACATCTTTAATTCTGCTCGTGTTTTCCAATTGATTGGTTGCATTCTGGAATCTCAGATTAAAGAGTTCCTTCTTAGCAGCTACTAATTCTTCATTTAATTCTGCAGCTGATTTTAACTTTAAATCTTCTACATACTTATTAATTTTCACTGTTATCACCGCCTTCTAAGTCTGCACGCGAAACGATTTTACATTTACATGGTAACTTATGCATAGCAAGACGTAATGCTTCACGAGCTGTTTCTTCTGATACACCTGCGATTTCGAACATTACACGACCTGGTTTTACAACTGCTACCCAGTATTCAAGGGCTCCTTTACCAGAACCCATACGAGTTTCTGCTGGTTTTGCTGTTACAGGTTTATCCGGAAAAATCTTAATCCAAACTTTACCACCACGCTTGATATAACGGGTCATGGCAACACGGGCTGCTTCTATCTGATTGGACTTAATCCAACAAGGCTCAGCAGCTACCAAACCATAATCTCCATAGCTGATTGTATTGCCTCTTAAGGCTTTTCCCTTCATGGATCCACGGAATTGTTTACGACGTTTTACTCTCTTTGGCATTAACATAATTATTTATCGCTCCCTTCCTTAGCTCCTTTGGTTGGAAGTACTTCGCCATTGTAGACCCAAGCTTTTACGCCAACTTTGCCGTATGTTGTGTCTGCTTCAGCGAAACCATAGTCGATATCTGCACGTAAAGTCTGCAGCGGAATTGTTCCCTCGCTGTAAAATTCTGTACGTGCCATATCTGCTCCACCAAGACGACCGGATACAGATGTTTTGATTCCTTCGGCTCCGGATCTCATCGTTCTCTGCATCGTAGACTTCATAGCACGACGGAAAGAAATACGATTCTCCAGCTGCAGCGCGATGTTTTCAGCTACCAGCTGAGCATCACGGTCCGGTCTCTTAACTTCCTTGATATCCACAATCAGTTTCTTATCTGTATAATTCTTAAGTTCAGCCTTTACTTTTTCTATTTCAGATCCACCCTTACCGATTACGATACCCGGCTTTGCTGTATAGATAATGATTTTCACTCTGTCAGATGCTCTTTCAATTTCAATTCTGGATACACCTGCGCTGTATAATTTCTTTTTCAGAAATGTTCTGATATTGTAATCTTCAACCAGATAATCGGCAAAGTCACTTTCTGCATACCATTTGGAATCCCAGTCTTTGATAACTCCGACTCTGATACCATGTGGGTTAACTTTCTGTCCCATGATTCCCCTCCTTATCTTTCATCTAATACGATAGAGATATGACTGTTTCTCTTTTCGATACGATATGCTCTACCCTGTGCTCTCGGCTTGATTCTCTTCATGGTCGGTGCTTTGTTTGCATAGCACTCTGCTACATACAGGTTTTCCTTGCTCAGACCATTGTTGTTTTCAGCGTTTGCAACAGCTGACTCCAACAGTTTTTTGATTACGCTGGAAGCATATCTCGGGTTATAGGTCAGGATGCCAAGTGCAGTCTCAACATCTTTTCCACGAATTACATCTAATACATAGCAAGCCTTCTGAACTGACATTCTGGCATATGACAGTTTTGCCGAAGGTCTTGTGTCTTTCACTTCATTTCTTGCTCTTTTAATCTGACTTCTATGTCCTTTAGCCATGATTAACAGGCCTCCTTTCATATACTAGCGAACGCCGGATCTCTTTTCGTCCTTGCCGTGTCCTCTATAGGTTCTGGTTGCAACGAACTCTCCGAGTTTGTGACCAACCATATCTTCTGATATATATACCGGCACGTGTTTTCTTCCGTCATGAACTGCAATTGTATGTCCTACAAATGTCGGGAAGATTGTAGAACGACGTGACCAGGTTTTAATAACTGTTTTATCTCCGGATGCGTTTGCAGCATCTACTTTTTTCAGTAAACTTTTGTCTGCAAATGGTCCTTTTTTCAGTGAACGAGCCATTCGTTTAACCTCCTTTATTTAGCTAATGCCTTACCATCTTTTCTTCTTATGATGAGCTTGTTAGACTGCTTGTTCTTCTTTCTTGTCTTAAGGCCAAGAGCAGGTTTACCCCAAGGTGTACTTGGACCCGGACGTCCGATTCCTGTCTTACCTTCACCACCACCATGCGGATGGTCATTCGGATTCATAACTGATCCACGTACAGTCGGGCGGATACCCATGTTCCGCTTCCGTCCGGCCTTACCGATGTTAATCAGGCTGTGGTCACCATTTCCAACAACGCCAACAGTTGCACGACACTCAATCGGAACCATTCTCATCTCGCCTGAAGGAAGTCTCAAGGTTGCGTATTTACCTTCTTTTGCCATCAACTGAGCTCCGTTACCTGCGGAACGAACCATCTGTCCGCCCCTGCCAAGATGCAATTCAATATTGTGTACCATAGTACCAACCGGAATCTGGGATAACGGAAGGCAGTTTCCAACACGAACTTCCGCGTTCGGACCATTCATAATCTTATGTCCCACTTTTAATCCTTCAGGAGCAAGGATGTATGCTTTTTCACCATCTGCATAGCAGATCAAAGCAATATTTGCTGTTCTGTTCGGATCATATTCAATGGATTTTACCAATGCAGGAACATCGTCTTTTCTTCTTTTAAAATCGATGATTCTATATTTTCTTCTGCTTCCGCCTCCACGATGTCTTACTGTGATTTTACCCTGGTTATTACGTCCAGCGGTTTTGTTCAGAGACACCACCAGAGATTTCTCCGGCGTGGACTTAGTGATTTCAGCGAAATCAGAAGTGGTCATATGTCTTCTGGAAGGTGTATATGGGTTAAAGCTTTTAATTCCCATTACGATTTCTCCTTTCAAATCTCAATGTTTATTATCGCACTTTACATGTGCTTAAGGCAGGACCTCTGTTTTAAAGTCCTTCAAAGATCTCAATATCTTTACTGTCTTCTGTCAGAGCAACAATTGCTTTTTTACTCTTGGCTGTTCTTCCAACCACCATACCACGGCGTTTTTTCTTTCCGTCCATGTTCATGGTATTAACACTCTTTACTTTTGTTCCTTCGAACATCTTCTCAACAGCTTCTTTTATCTGTGATTTATTGGCCTCTGGGTGAACTAAGAACGTGTATTTCTTCTCGCCCATTGCGTTCATACTTTTCTCTGTCACAACCGGTTTTAAAATCACATCATAATACTGAATATTTGCCATTATGCGTACACCTCCTCAATGGATGCAACACTTGCTTTCGTTGCAATTACGGTGTTGTATTTCAGCAGATCATATACGTTTATAGTACCAGCTGTGGCAGTGGTAACTCCCGGAATATTCCTTGCAGATAATACTACGTTTTTGCTGTTATCTTCAACAACTACAATTGCATTTGCAACCTTTAAATTGTC
The window above is part of the Novisyntrophococcus fermenticellae genome. Proteins encoded here:
- the infA gene encoding translation initiation factor IF-1, with protein sequence MSKADVIEVEGRVLEKLPNAMFRVELENKHVVLAHISGKLRMNFIRILPGDKVTIELSPYDLDKGRIIWRDK
- a CDS encoding KOW domain-containing RNA-binding protein, which produces MKELKVGMFARSLAGHDKGKLYIVTAVDGDMVYLADGKTRLVKNPKKKKRRHIQPEFTMAEIIGEKLAYSRPLLDEEIRKAIKTKEV
- the map gene encoding type I methionyl aminopeptidase, with the translated sequence MSVSIKTAREIELMRHAGMLLEKVHDELEKAIKPGISTWDIDHLGEEIIRSFGCIPNFLNYNGYPASICVSVNDEVVHGIPNKNHILEEGDIVSLDAGLIYKGYHSDAARTHAVGEVSDEASQLMRVTRQSFFEGIKFAKAGNHLHEISSAIGNYAESFGYGVVRELVGHGIGTHLHEDPQIPNFACKSRGIRLQPGMTLAIEPMINIGRPEVVWLDDDWTVVTEDGTLSAHYENTVLITEGEPEILTLSH
- a CDS encoding adenylate kinase, which codes for MKIIMLGAPGAGKGTQAKKIAEKYGIPHISTGDIFRANIKNGTELGRKAKEFMKQGLLVPDELTCDLVVDRISQPDTSKGYILDGFPRTIPQAEALTDALLERGEKIDYAIDVEVPDENIIRRMSGRRACLACGNTYHVENNAPKVEGICDACGEKLTLREDDKPETVKKRLSVYHAQTQPLIDYYRAAGALVEVDGTLDIEVLFNDITKILGA
- the secY gene encoding preprotein translocase subunit SecY, which translates into the protein MFRTLRDAFKIQEIRRKILYVLMMLVVIRFGSQLPVPGVNTAFFANFFANNTNDAFSFLNAFTGGGFDNFSIFALSITPYITSSIIIQLLTIAIPQLEEMQRDGEDGRKKITAITRYVTVGLALFESIAMAIGFGNKGLITEMTVVNVIIVVASLTAGSAFLMWVGEQINDKGVGNGISTVLLINILSRIPTDFVKLFKQFIKGQTILMGSLRALLILAIVLAVTVFVLVLNGAERRIPVQYSKKMQGRKMVGGQSSNIPLKVNTAGVIPIIFTSSIMSFPGIIASFAGKTNVGGWGGKVLGVLNSANWFNRDNMFDTLGIILYIVLVVFFAYFYTSITFNPLEVADNMKKQGGFIPGIRPGKPTVEYLNSILNYIIFIGAAGLTIVAVIPFFFNGMFSAQVSFGGTSLIIVVSVILETLKQVESMMLVRNYKGFLND
- the rplO gene encoding 50S ribosomal protein L15, which codes for MDLSNLQPAEGSRQSNMFRRGRGHGSGNGKTAGKGHKGQKARSGATRPGFEGGQMPLYRRLPKRGFKNRNTKEIVGINVSALDRFEDGAEVTVAALVESGIVTNPKDGVKILGNGEISKKLTVKVNAFSESAKAKIEAAGGAAEVI
- the rpmD gene encoding 50S ribosomal protein L30, with the protein product MADKLKVTLVKSTIGAIPKHKKTVEALGLKKLNKTVELPDNASVRGMINQVCHLVKVEEA
- the rpsE gene encoding 30S ribosomal protein S5, whose translation is MRHTIIDASQLELEEKVVSIKRVTKVVKGGRNFRFTALVVVGDRNGHVGAGLGKATEIPEAIRKGKEDAMKKLIKVATDENNSITHDFTGKFGSAEVLLKRAPDGTGVIAGGPVRAVIELSGIKNIRTKSLGSNNKQNVVLATIDGLSQLKTPEEVAKLRGKSVDEILA
- the rplR gene encoding 50S ribosomal protein L18 yields the protein MINKVSRAQVRQKKHKRMRNHIAGTAAKPRLCVFRSNNHMYAQIIDDTVGNTLVSASTLQKDVKAELEKTNDVKAAAYLGTVIGKRAAEAGIKEVVFDRGGFIYQGKVQALADAAREAGLKF
- the rplF gene encoding 50S ribosomal protein L6 gives rise to the protein MSRIGRLPVVVPAGVTVDIKENNDVIVKGPKGTLEKSLPEEMEIKLEDNQVVVTRPSDLKKMKALHGLTRTLIHNMVVGVSEGYQKVLEVNGVGYKAAKQGKKLVLSLGYSHPVEMEDPEGLESTVEGNKITVKGIDKEKVGQYAAEIRDKRRPEPYKGKGIKYADEVIRRKVGKTGKK
- the rpsH gene encoding 30S ribosomal protein S8, which codes for MTMSDPIADMLTRIRNANTAKHDTVDVPASKMKIAIADILVNEGYIAKYDLIEEGKFKTIHITLKYGADKNEKIITGLKKISKPGLRIYVNKEQLPKVLGGLGVAILSTNQGVITDKDARRLQVGGEVLAFVW
- a CDS encoding type Z 30S ribosomal protein S14, producing MAKTAMKIKQQRAPKYSTRAYNRCRICGRPHAYLRKYGICRICFRELAYKGQIPGVKKASW
- the rplE gene encoding 50S ribosomal protein L5, whose protein sequence is MSRLHETYNNEIVDALMKKFEYKNVMEVPKLAKIVINMGVGEAKENAKVLDSAVSDLETITGQKAVLTKAKNSIANFKLREGMPIGCKVTLRGERMYEFADRLINLALPRVRDFRGVNPNSFDGRGNYALGIKEQLIFPEIEYDKIDKVRGMDIIFVTTAKTDEEARELLAQFNMPFAK
- the rplX gene encoding 50S ribosomal protein L24, giving the protein MMAVKIKRGDTVRVIAGKDKDKEGKVLSVKDGKVVVEGINMVTKHSKPSMANQQGGIITKEAPIQISNVMYLHNGKATRIGYRMDGDKKVRVAKSTGEVID
- the rplN gene encoding 50S ribosomal protein L14, giving the protein MIQQESRLKVADNTGAKEILCIRVMGGSTRRYANIGDVIVATVKDATPGGVVKKGDVVKAVVVRTVKGSHRKDGSYIKFDENAAVIIKDDKTPRGTRIFGPVARELREKHFMKIVSLAPEVL
- the rpsQ gene encoding 30S ribosomal protein S17; amino-acid sequence: MKIVTERNLRKTRVGKVVSDKMDKTVVVAIEDHVKHPLYKKIVKKTYKLKAHDENNECRIGDTVKVMETRPLSKDKRWRLVQILERAK
- the rpmC gene encoding 50S ribosomal protein L29; the protein is MKINKYVEDLKLKSAAELNEELVAAKKELFNLRFQNATNQLENTSRIKDVRKNIARIQTVIAEKAKAAN
- the rplP gene encoding 50S ribosomal protein L16, whose amino-acid sequence is MLMPKRVKRRKQFRGSMKGKALRGNTISYGDYGLVAAEPCWIKSNQIEAARVAMTRYIKRGGKVWIKIFPDKPVTAKPAETRMGSGKGALEYWVAVVKPGRVMFEIAGVSEETAREALRLAMHKLPCKCKIVSRADLEGGDNSEN
- the rpsC gene encoding 30S ribosomal protein S3; the encoded protein is MGQKVNPHGIRVGVIKDWDSKWYAESDFADYLVEDYNIRTFLKKKLYSAGVSRIEIERASDRVKIIIYTAKPGIVIGKGGSEIEKVKAELKNYTDKKLIVDIKEVKRPDRDAQLVAENIALQLENRISFRRAMKSTMQRTMRSGAEGIKTSVSGRLGGADMARTEFYSEGTIPLQTLRADIDYGFAEADTTYGKVGVKAWVYNGEVLPTKGAKEGSDK